In the genome of Sulfurimonas autotrophica DSM 16294, the window TTCATTTTCAAGAGAGACCTTTTCTATATGGAAAAGAGTCTCTTTGTCTAAAAGTGCTTGAGAACTTTTTTGTACTAAAGCAATAAGAGTAGAATAAGAACTTAAATCAACTTTTTTCCCTCTCAAGGCAGATTGCGCTAAAAAATCAACAATATCTTTCTCGTTTACTGTTTTGAGAGTTTTGACAATGTTGTGAGCCATTATAGCATTGAGTTCATCGTCATGCATAAGTGAATTTTTTACTTTTGCTTTGGCAATATGTTTTTCAAGCCCGCGATTAAAAAGCTGTGTACTTATCTTTGTAGTAAGTTTGTTTGTACTTTTAGTGTTTACTACTCTTTGCAGGTCGATTTTTGGCAGAACGGAACCAAACGCAATGTTACTTATAAAAACTGTTATGATAAAAATTTTGTTACTCATATGCTAGTCCTTTTTGTTTTCTAAGTGTAGTGACATTTGGATAATCAATTATAAACAGGCTGCAAAAGGTTGTTTTTACTTACAGTTCTTATGTGTTTGCAACTCAAATTTTATTGTAACATCTTGCCATGTTTTGCCTTTATGTTTTGAAAAACAGGCTTTGTTGATGCCCGCAAGAGATGGAAGCATATTAAAGTCCGCAAGGTCAATATAGCCTTGTGCTTCTATTTTATCAGAAGTATTGAGTTTCATAGGTATATTTTTTGTTACTCCGTTCATTGTGATATCTATATTGATAATTTTATCACTGAGTGAGACAACTTTTGCAGTGATGTTTTTGACACCTTGCACGGCAAAAAAGTATTTTACGAGCTTTGCATCACGTCCTTTGTTCTTTGAATTTATAGAGGATGTGTCTATGATTACAGTACTCGTTTTTAAAAATGACTTTTCAGATTTTGTATCTGCAGCTTTAATCGAAATATTGTCAAATGTTCCTCCTACACCGATTTTCAGGGGTGTTTTATAAGCTTCCCACGTTACATGTAAGGTTTTTGCATCATATCTGCATTCATTTGCAAAGACAATAGTCGCCAGCGTGAGAAGTATAAGTATTACTTTTTTCATAGTATGCTCCAAGAGTTAGTTAGAAGCATTGTAACATAGATATTTTTTATAAAAATAAGATAATTATTTTATAGAAGAGATTAAAAGGGAGAAAAAGGTTAGTCCTCGATGGTCCTTCGGACATCATCTGTGGTTCCGACGCTAAAAACGAGAAGAAGTTCTCGTAAAAGGTAAGTCCTCGTCGGTCTTTCAGACAACGCTTCCGGTTCCGACACTAAAAACGACACGCAGGTGTCGTTTTCTTTACGTGTCTCACATCATACCCGGCATTCCCATTTGTGGAGGCATTCCTGCTCCCATATCCGGTGCTGGAGTTTCTTCTTTTGGAAGTTCAAAAATTGCCGCTTCCGTTGTAAGAAGTAGACTTGAAACTGACGTAGCATTTGTAAGTGCAACACGCTCAACTTTGAATGGATCGATGATACCTGCTTCAAACATGTCTACGTATTCACCTGTTGCAGCATTGAAACCAATGTTTTCATTGTCTGCATTTTCGATTGCATTGACAACAACACCAGTATCAAATCCTGCATTTTGCGCGATTTGTTTTACAGGAGCTTTTACAGCGCGTAATATGATTTCAGCACCGATTTTTTGATCACCTTCAAGGTCATCTATACTTACTTTTGCAGCAGCGCGAACAAGTGCCGCTCCACCACCGATGACAATGCCTTCTTCAACAGCTGCTTTTGTAGCTGAAAGCGCATCATCAACACGGTCTTTTTTCTCTTTCATTTCAGTCTCAGTTGCAGCACCAACTTTGATTACTGCTACACCACCGCTGAGTTTTGCAAGACGTTCTTGCAGTTTTTCTTTGTCATATTCGCTTGAAGTGGCTTCGATTTGCGTTTTGATTTCAGCAATACGAGCTTTTACCGCTTCTTCGCTTCCTGCGCCGTCAACTATGACACTGTTGTCTTTGTCTATAACAATACGTGCTGCTTGACCGAGCATAGAAATTTCTGCACCTTCTAGTGTATAGCCTGTCTCTTCTGAGATAACAGTACCACCTGTAAGTGTTGCGATGTCTTGAAGCATAGCTTTTCTTCTATCTCCAAAACCTGGCGCTTTTACAGCAGAAATGTTAAGCACACCACGAAGTTTGTTTACAACTAAAGTTGATAATGCTTCACCCTCTACATCTTCAGCGATGATAAGTAAAGGACGGTTTGTTTTTTGAACCTGTTCTAACACCGGAAGCAAATCTTTGAGTGACGCTATTTTACTGTCAACAAGTAAAATCCAAGGATTTTCAATCTCAGCTGTCATTTTTTCAGTATTTGTAATGAAATACGGGCTTAAATATCCACGGTCAAACTGCATACCTTCAACAACATCAAGCTCATCAACAATACCTTTTGCTTCTTCAACAGTGATAACACCGTCTTGCCCGACTTTTTCCATAGCCTCAGCAATCATTGCACCGATCTCTGCATCAGAGTTTGCCGAAATAGTTGCAACCTGTGCAATTTCACTTTTGTCTTTGATAGACTTAGAAGCTGCTTTTAAGTTCTCTAAAATTGAGTCACAGGCTTTGTCCATACCGCGTTTTACTTCGACAGGGTTCGCACCGGCTGTAATGTTTCTAAGCCCTTCGCTAAATATGGCATTTGCAAGAACTGTTGCAGTAGTAGTACCGTCACCCGCTTCATCAGCAGTATTTGAAGCTA includes:
- a CDS encoding YceI family protein, yielding MKKVILILLTLATIVFANECRYDAKTLHVTWEAYKTPLKIGVGGTFDNISIKAADTKSEKSFLKTSTVIIDTSSINSKNKGRDAKLVKYFFAVQGVKNITAKVVSLSDKIINIDITMNGVTKNIPMKLNTSDKIEAQGYIDLADFNMLPSLAGINKACFSKHKGKTWQDVTIKFELQTHKNCK
- the groL gene encoding chaperonin GroEL (60 kDa chaperone family; promotes refolding of misfolded polypeptides especially under stressful conditions; forms two stacked rings of heptamers to form a barrel-shaped 14mer; ends can be capped by GroES; misfolded proteins enter the barrel where they are refolded when GroES binds), with translation MAKEIIFSDNARNKLARGVEKLTDAVKVTMGPRGRNVLIQKSYGAPVITKDGVSVAREVELQDKLEDMGAQLVKEVASNTADEAGDGTTTATVLANAIFSEGLRNITAGANPVEVKRGMDKACDSILENLKAASKSIKDKSEIAQVATISANSDAEIGAMIAEAMEKVGQDGVITVEEAKGIVDELDVVEGMQFDRGYLSPYFITNTEKMTAEIENPWILLVDSKIASLKDLLPVLEQVQKTNRPLLIIAEDVEGEALSTLVVNKLRGVLNISAVKAPGFGDRRKAMLQDIATLTGGTVISEETGYTLEGAEISMLGQAARIVIDKDNSVIVDGAGSEEAVKARIAEIKTQIEATSSEYDKEKLQERLAKLSGGVAVIKVGAATETEMKEKKDRVDDALSATKAAVEEGIVIGGGAALVRAAAKVSIDDLEGDQKIGAEIILRAVKAPVKQIAQNAGFDTGVVVNAIENADNENIGFNAATGEYVDMFEAGIIDPFKVERVALTNATSVSSLLLTTEAAIFELPKEETPAPDMGAGMPPQMGMPGMM